The following are encoded in a window of Streptomyces sp. 11x1 genomic DNA:
- a CDS encoding alpha/beta hydrolase — MVKTVKSLFGERTIAFETWGDPDAHPVFLLHGTPGSRLGPRLRTFDLHKLGVRLIAYDRPGYGGSDRHEHRRVVHAAEDVAAIAEKLDLKKYSVVGRSGGAPHALACAARNIGSQVASVAALVSLAPPKPDNEDDSPGDAATDGLDWPEWHRDMSESNVSTYELLRRHAPDVTELGALLARNAETIRRDPTVFLASLRGEMPSVDRVIVEDAGIRQALLRNYLSAVGEGEAVDPRAPMGWVDDLVAFQRPWGFDLKDIDRSVPVMLWHGEHDVFAPVAHFHWLAKKIPSATPKLQPSAAHFAALPALPQVLAWARDEAGPS; from the coding sequence GTGGTCAAGACAGTGAAGTCGCTGTTCGGCGAACGGACGATCGCCTTCGAGACCTGGGGCGATCCGGACGCACACCCGGTGTTTCTGCTGCACGGAACTCCCGGAAGCCGACTCGGGCCCCGACTGCGCACCTTCGACCTGCACAAGCTCGGGGTGCGCCTCATCGCGTACGACCGACCGGGGTACGGCGGTTCCGACCGTCATGAGCATCGCAGAGTGGTCCACGCCGCCGAGGACGTCGCGGCGATCGCCGAGAAACTGGATCTCAAGAAGTACTCGGTGGTGGGTAGATCGGGCGGCGCTCCCCACGCCCTGGCCTGCGCGGCCCGGAACATCGGCAGCCAGGTGGCGAGTGTCGCCGCGTTGGTCTCGCTCGCTCCGCCGAAGCCCGACAACGAGGACGACAGCCCGGGTGACGCTGCCACCGACGGACTCGACTGGCCCGAGTGGCACAGGGACATGTCCGAGTCCAATGTGTCGACCTACGAGCTGCTGCGGCGCCACGCACCCGATGTGACCGAGCTGGGTGCACTGCTGGCCCGCAACGCCGAGACCATCCGGCGCGACCCCACCGTGTTCCTCGCCTCCCTCCGCGGCGAGATGCCGAGCGTGGACCGGGTGATCGTCGAGGACGCCGGGATCCGCCAGGCCCTCCTCAGGAACTACCTGTCGGCGGTGGGCGAGGGGGAGGCTGTCGACCCCCGCGCGCCGATGGGCTGGGTGGACGACCTGGTCGCGTTCCAGCGGCCCTGGGGCTTCGATCTCAAGGACATCGACCGTTCCGTGCCCGTGATGCTGTGGCACGGCGAACACGACGTCTTCGCCCCCGTCGCCCATTTCCACTGGCTGGCCAAGAAGATCCCCTCGGCCACGCCCAAGTTGCAGCCCTCCGCGGCGCACTTCGCGGCGCTGCCCGCCCTGCCCCAGGTGCTGGCCTGGGCCCGGGACGAGGCCGGGCCCTCCTAG
- the fxsT gene encoding FxSxx-COOH system tetratricopeptide repeat protein: MTGEDARRIITFYSYKGGTGRTMALANTAWILSSAGNRVLVVDWDLDAPGLDRFLHPFLSDSQLRTTPGVLELVSRSTQFARSMQSRGETFPQFELGSDYASASDLETADGITLNSCLIQVDWNFPSGGQLYYMPAGTKNKGYLSAFSQFDWKDFMDGPLATRFLEGLKREFVENFDYVLIDSRTGLNDISDICTVNLPHTVVTCFTPSSQSIEGAAGVAERIDGMLYGNRDIRILPVPMRVENAEADRLDAARGQIQYRFDRIVRKHIPDRDPESYWGSVEIPYRPIYSYEETLAPFREKPGDPKSLLAAYERLTEVITDGQVESMPRIDESLRHKTLDRYTRHRPPRISDVYVSFVPQDRSWANWAGAVLEQAGFKVHLAQEGTTESSQVREEIERGVESASHTLVIFSEAYLRSSRFRTTWEAVYAESDRRAHQLVSMQVDDQVSLEAPFTEQLADMTGCEDGEEGRDALLTWFGRSADSLSRSHFTGDEPKLPRFPKTEPSVFGVPLRTSSFTGRTEILESIREKLWKGDTRALVLKGMGGVGKTLLAEEFAKRYKSDYDVVWHIQAEQKILAVEQYAGMAEALGLPARTNPTDTAKMVYEALNHGDRYDSWLLILDNVPEADHLPEYMMDGRRGHILVTSQRAEGWGRFVETVDIPVFERNESIAHLHSRLPDCGWTEADQIAEALGDLPIAIERAAAFIEQTRADVRDYIKKLQPQATGAPDDNSVGAVVKSGTNTWEFGLRQLRESFPPAVKLLQICSYYSPEEISMDLLEGYEVSRALGGVRTVSRAYKELSKFSLVTLDRKARSVTVHRMMQSAMREAMTAEERDAAQEVVYRSLIAARPSGDDPENPNTWEKYRIIWPHLGTPWAEMAPDEGIKELYVDRVRQLRRRGELSQAMDYSLRRVAAWSAEESPDERWTLHMRFQVANILRAQGKYEESLALDQEVLERQLEVLDDIDDQHILMTTSSIAADLRGLGRLTEALQYDEETYRRYDQNYGEDNARTLSAANNLAVALRLSGNYYRARDLDRRTLELREAIQLHDHPLTIESAVNLGRDLRDCGDYDESVALLRRAYERCLRNPRLTQGSPTVLNTAKGLAGSLRRAGRAAEAEELVRHVLRSTPDGEKSTSEELLLEMSLAGDMAAQGRVDEGLDLIRRVQENLRDKLGEGHSHTVACSVNHAVLLLHDIGSIHPEAATEARELLRAAQSRFTELNGADHPFALICHANLAVAEAALGRWDEARGISVASFEMLKEVLDPLHPSTLTCAGNLAVVLSHLGQAEKARTTHHDALAALSKRIGRDHPRVVALKDWKLSCLDLEPHPI, from the coding sequence ATGACCGGCGAGGACGCGCGCAGGATCATCACGTTCTACTCGTACAAGGGCGGTACGGGGCGGACGATGGCGCTCGCCAACACGGCCTGGATCCTCTCCTCGGCGGGCAATCGCGTCCTGGTGGTCGACTGGGACCTCGACGCCCCCGGTCTGGACCGTTTCCTGCACCCCTTCCTGAGCGACAGTCAGCTGCGGACCACGCCGGGTGTGCTCGAACTGGTCAGCAGATCCACCCAGTTCGCGCGCTCGATGCAGAGCAGGGGCGAGACCTTCCCGCAGTTCGAGCTGGGTTCCGACTACGCGAGCGCGTCCGACCTGGAGACGGCCGACGGGATCACCCTCAACAGCTGCCTCATCCAGGTCGACTGGAACTTCCCCTCGGGCGGTCAGCTCTACTACATGCCGGCGGGCACCAAGAACAAGGGCTATCTCTCGGCGTTCTCCCAGTTCGACTGGAAGGACTTCATGGACGGGCCCCTGGCCACCAGGTTCCTGGAGGGGCTCAAGCGCGAGTTCGTCGAGAACTTCGACTACGTCCTGATCGACAGCCGCACCGGACTCAACGACATCTCCGACATCTGCACGGTCAATCTGCCGCACACCGTGGTCACCTGCTTCACCCCGAGCAGCCAGAGCATCGAGGGCGCCGCCGGGGTCGCCGAGCGCATCGACGGAATGCTGTACGGCAACCGGGACATCCGCATCCTGCCCGTCCCCATGCGGGTGGAGAACGCCGAGGCCGACCGGCTCGACGCCGCCCGGGGACAGATCCAGTACCGCTTCGACCGCATCGTGCGCAAGCACATCCCCGACCGGGACCCGGAGAGCTACTGGGGGAGCGTGGAGATCCCCTACCGGCCCATCTACTCCTACGAGGAGACCCTCGCCCCGTTCAGGGAGAAGCCTGGGGACCCCAAGAGCCTGCTCGCGGCCTACGAGAGACTCACCGAGGTCATCACCGACGGCCAGGTCGAGTCGATGCCCCGCATCGACGAGTCGCTGCGCCACAAGACCCTCGACCGGTACACCCGCCACCGCCCGCCGCGGATCTCCGACGTGTACGTCAGCTTCGTCCCGCAGGACCGCAGTTGGGCCAACTGGGCGGGTGCCGTGCTGGAGCAGGCGGGCTTCAAGGTCCACCTGGCGCAGGAAGGCACCACGGAGAGCTCACAGGTGCGGGAGGAGATCGAACGGGGCGTCGAGTCGGCCTCGCACACCCTGGTCATCTTCTCCGAGGCCTATCTCAGGTCGTCCCGTTTCCGCACCACCTGGGAGGCGGTCTACGCGGAGAGCGACCGGCGGGCGCACCAGCTGGTCTCGATGCAGGTCGACGACCAGGTGTCCCTGGAGGCCCCCTTCACGGAGCAGCTCGCCGACATGACGGGCTGCGAGGACGGTGAGGAGGGTCGTGACGCTCTGCTGACCTGGTTCGGCCGGAGCGCCGATTCCCTGTCACGCAGCCACTTCACCGGCGACGAGCCGAAACTGCCCCGCTTCCCGAAGACCGAGCCCTCGGTCTTCGGCGTCCCGCTGCGCACGTCGTCCTTCACGGGTCGTACGGAAATCCTGGAGAGCATCCGGGAGAAGCTCTGGAAGGGCGACACCCGGGCGCTGGTGCTGAAGGGCATGGGCGGGGTGGGGAAGACCCTGCTGGCCGAGGAGTTCGCCAAGCGCTACAAGAGCGACTACGACGTGGTCTGGCACATCCAGGCCGAGCAGAAGATCCTGGCCGTCGAGCAGTACGCGGGCATGGCCGAGGCGCTGGGCCTGCCCGCGCGTACCAACCCCACCGACACGGCCAAGATGGTGTACGAGGCCCTCAACCACGGTGACCGGTACGACAGTTGGCTGCTGATCCTGGACAACGTCCCGGAGGCGGACCACCTGCCCGAGTACATGATGGACGGCCGCAGAGGCCACATCCTGGTCACCAGTCAGCGCGCCGAGGGCTGGGGACGGTTCGTGGAAACCGTGGACATCCCGGTGTTCGAGCGGAACGAGAGCATCGCCCACCTGCACAGCCGGCTGCCCGACTGCGGCTGGACGGAGGCCGACCAGATCGCGGAGGCCCTGGGCGACCTGCCGATCGCGATCGAACGGGCCGCGGCCTTCATCGAGCAGACCCGGGCCGACGTACGCGACTACATCAAGAAGCTCCAGCCGCAGGCCACCGGAGCCCCCGACGACAACTCGGTGGGCGCGGTCGTCAAGTCCGGTACCAACACCTGGGAGTTCGGCCTGAGGCAGCTGCGGGAGAGCTTCCCGCCGGCGGTGAAGCTGCTGCAGATCTGCTCGTACTACAGCCCCGAGGAGATCTCCATGGATCTCCTGGAGGGCTACGAGGTCTCCCGCGCCCTGGGCGGGGTGCGCACGGTCTCCCGCGCCTACAAGGAACTCAGCAAGTTCTCCCTGGTCACGCTGGACCGCAAGGCCCGGAGCGTGACGGTGCACCGGATGATGCAGAGCGCGATGCGGGAGGCGATGACCGCCGAGGAGCGCGACGCGGCACAGGAGGTCGTCTACCGCTCACTGATCGCCGCCCGGCCGAGCGGGGACGACCCGGAGAACCCCAACACCTGGGAGAAGTACCGCATCATCTGGCCCCACCTCGGCACCCCCTGGGCCGAGATGGCCCCCGACGAGGGCATCAAGGAACTCTATGTGGACCGGGTCCGTCAGCTGCGCCGCCGGGGCGAGCTGAGTCAGGCCATGGACTACAGCCTGCGGCGGGTGGCCGCCTGGTCGGCGGAGGAGTCGCCCGACGAACGCTGGACGCTGCACATGCGCTTCCAGGTCGCCAACATCCTGCGCGCCCAGGGCAAGTACGAGGAGTCCCTCGCCCTGGACCAGGAGGTGCTGGAGCGGCAGCTGGAGGTGCTGGACGACATCGACGACCAGCACATCCTGATGACCACCAGCAGCATCGCCGCCGACCTGCGCGGCCTGGGCCGCCTGACCGAGGCCCTGCAGTACGACGAGGAGACCTACCGCAGATACGACCAGAACTACGGCGAGGACAACGCGCGCACGCTCAGCGCGGCCAACAACCTCGCCGTCGCCCTGCGGCTCTCCGGCAACTACTACCGGGCCCGCGATCTCGACCGCAGAACACTGGAACTCCGCGAGGCGATCCAGCTCCACGACCACCCTCTGACCATCGAGTCGGCGGTGAACCTCGGCCGTGACCTGCGTGACTGCGGTGACTACGACGAGTCCGTCGCGCTGCTCAGGCGCGCCTACGAGCGCTGTCTGCGCAATCCCCGTCTCACCCAGGGCTCTCCGACCGTGCTGAACACGGCCAAGGGGCTGGCCGGTTCCCTGCGCAGGGCGGGCCGGGCGGCGGAGGCCGAGGAGCTCGTACGGCACGTGCTCAGAAGCACGCCGGACGGTGAGAAGTCGACCTCGGAGGAACTGCTGCTGGAGATGAGCCTGGCCGGTGACATGGCCGCCCAGGGCCGGGTCGACGAAGGACTCGACCTGATCCGCAGGGTCCAGGAGAACCTGAGGGACAAGCTGGGGGAAGGCCATTCCCACACGGTGGCCTGCTCGGTCAACCACGCGGTGCTGCTCCTCCACGACATCGGGTCCATCCACCCGGAAGCCGCCACCGAGGCACGGGAGTTGCTCCGCGCGGCCCAGTCCAGGTTCACCGAACTCAACGGCGCGGACCACCCGTTCGCGCTCATCTGCCACGCGAACCTGGCCGTCGCCGAGGCGGCGCTCGGCCGCTGGGACGAGGCCCGCGGGATCAGCGTCGCGTCGTTCGAGATGCTCAAGGAGGTTCTCGACCCGCTGCACCCGTCGACCTTGACCTGTGCCGGGAACCTCGCCGTCGTCCTCAGCCATCTGGGCCAGGCGGAGAAGGCCCGCACCACCCATCACGACGCGCTGGCCGCGCTCAGCAAGCGCATCGGCAGGGATCACCCCCGGGTGGTGGCCCTGAAGGACTGGAAACTCAGCTGTCTCGACCTGGAGCCGCACCCGATCTGA